The Magnolia sinica isolate HGM2019 chromosome 9, MsV1, whole genome shotgun sequence genome contains a region encoding:
- the LOC131256765 gene encoding uncharacterized protein LOC131256765 — protein sequence MIKAFKKLKIWHRKKKKKKYYSLPQPPPTPHCCSCSAKLQPTAPPLPPWIEIDQPQEADSPFVPIYGSFPSQQQALFQPSDAMVGSFPSDQQALFQPSDAIASEIYAPPVQPVTPSYQQYLAPRPVYGVPVMPVASTEKSAGLFGCVVSIGTFLIRCLCPCFRFRNMN from the coding sequence ATGATCAAAGCTTTCAAGAAACTGAAGATCTGgcataggaagaagaagaagaagaagtactaCAGTCTTCCCCAACCACCACCAACTCCCCATTGCTGTTCTTGCTCGGCCAAGCTGCAGCCCACCGCCCCACCCCTACCGCCATGGATCGAGATCGATCAGCCCCAAGAAGCCGATTCACCGTTCGTTCCGATATATGGGTCATTTCCATCTCAACAGCAAGCTCTGTTTCAACCATCAGATGCGATGGTTGGGTCATTTCCATCTGACCAGCAAGCTCTATTTCAACCGTCGGATGCGATCGCATCGGAAATCTATGCTCCACCTGTTCAACCGGTTACCCCTTCTTATCAGCAGTACTTGGCCCCGCGGCCTGTGTACGGCGTGCCGGTCATGCCGGTCGCTTCAACCGAAAAGTCCGCGGGACTTTTCGGATGTGTCGTTAGTATCGGTACTTTCCTGATTCGGTGTTTGTGTCCATGTTTTCGGTTTCGGAATATGAACTAA